A single region of the Hevea brasiliensis chloroplast, complete genome genome encodes:
- the rpl23 gene encoding ribosomal protein L23 gives MDGIKYAVFTDKSIRLLVKNQYTFNVESGSTRTEIKHWVELFFGVKVIAMNSHRLPGKGRRMRPIMGHTMHYRRMIITLQPGYSIPPLRKKRT, from the coding sequence ATGGATGGAATCAAATATGCAGTATTTACAGACAAAAGTATTCGGTTATTGGTGAAAAATCAATATACTTTTAATGTCGAATCAGGATCAACTAGGACAGAAATAAAGCATTGGGTCGAACTCTTCTTTGGTGTCAAGGTAATAGCTATGAATAGCCATCGACTCCCGGGAAAGGGTAGAAGAATGAGACCTATTATGGGACATACAATGCATTACAGACGTATGATCATTACGCTTCAACCGGGTTATTCTATTCCACCTCTTAGAAAGAAAAGAACTTAA